A single region of the Lycium barbarum isolate Lr01 chromosome 2, ASM1917538v2, whole genome shotgun sequence genome encodes:
- the LOC132627499 gene encoding MDIS1-interacting receptor like kinase 2-like, which yields MMVPRIFYFLAFFTLLYLFTVSFASTEEATALLKWKTTFRNQNNSLQASWTLSPADAKNSSSLRAETSDACRDWYGVICVNGRVNKLNITNSSVNGTLYDFPFSSLPFLEYVDLSMNQLSSTIPPEIGKLTNLVYLDLSKNKISGTIPPQIGSLTKLETLHIFDNQLNDSIPEEIGHLRSLSEIALNTNFLDGSIPASLGNLNNLSYLYLYHNNLSGSIPAEIGKLVNLVEAYLDTNHLTCHIPLEIGNLVNAKLFYAFSNELSGPIPTEIGKMKSLQDLSFQKNNLSGPIPKTIGDLTELKLLHLYTNQLSGPILSELGNLKNLSDLQLSTNQLTGPVPPSFGNLRNLQILHLRHNKLSGSIPKELAYLDNLVMMEMDENQFSGHLPEHLCQGGKLESFKVNSNNLIGPIPRSFSKCSSLKRVRFDNNSFTGNLSEALGIYPELQFINLSDNDFHGELSSNWGKCKNLTNLQVARNNISGSIPRDI from the exons ATGATGGTTCCCagaatattttattttcttgcatTTTTTACTCTCTTGTATCTCTTCACAGTTTCTTTTGCTTCCACTGAAGAAGCAACTGCTCTCCTAAAATGGAAAACAACTTTCCGAAACCAGAATAATTCCTTACAGGCTTCATGGACACTAAGTCCTGCTGATGCCAAGAATTCTTCCAGCCTCAGAGCGGAAACTTCTGATGCATGCAGAGATTGGTATGGAGTTATATGCGTTAATGGTCGGGTAAACAAGTTGAATATTACAAATTCTAGTGTTAATGGTACACTCTATGATTTTCCATTTTCATCTCTCCCTTTTCTTGAATATGTTGATCTTAGCATGAATCAGCTCTCTAGTACCATCCCACCTGAAATAGGTAAGCTAACTAATCTTGTCTATCTTGACTTGTCCAAAAATAAGATTTCGGGCACAATCCCACCCCAAATCGGCTCACTAACAAAGCTTGAGACCCTCCACATCTTTGACAACCAATTAAATGATTCCATTCCTGAAGAAATAGGTCATCTAAGGTCCTTATCTGAGATAGCTCTGAATACTAACTTTCTTGATGGCTCTATTCCTGCTTCATTGGGGAATTTGAACAACTTGTCTTATTTGTATCTTTATCATAATAATCTTTCTGGCTCCATTCCTGCAGAAATAGGGAAACTTGTCAATCTTGTTGAAGCTTATCTTGACACTAACCACTTAACATGTCATATTCCTCTAGAAATAGGTAACTTAGTCAATGC AAAATTATTCTATGCTTTCTCCAATGAATTGTCTGGTCCCATTCCTACTGAAATAGGGAAGATGAAGTCACTTCAGGATTTGAGCTTCCAGAAAAACAATCTCTCTGGTCCAATTCCCAAAACAATAGGTGACTTAACTGAGCTCAAACTCTTGCACCTTTATACCAACCAACTTTCTGGTCCCATTCTTAGTGAGTTAGGGAATTTGAAAAACCTGAGTGATCTGCAATTATCCACTAATCAACTTACTGGTCCAGTTCCTCCTTCCTTTGGCAATTTGAGAAACTTGCAAATTCTGCATCTCCGCCACAACAAACTTTCTGGTTCTATTCCAAAAGAACTTGCCTATTTGGATAACTTAGTTATgatggaaatggatgaaaatcagtTTTCAGGCCATTTACCGGAGCATCTTTGCCAAGGTGGGAAACTTGAGAGCTTCAAGGTGAATAGTAACAACCTGATAGGGCCAATACCAAGAAGCTTTAGCAAGTGCTCGAGTTTAAAAAGGGTTCGTTTTGATAACAACAGCTTCACTGGGAATTTATCTGAAGCTCTTGGTATCTATCCAGAGCTTCAGTTCATTAATTTGAGCGACAATGATTTCCATGGTGAACTTAGTAGCAACTGGGGAAAATGTAAGAATTTGACTAATCTGCAGGTGGCTAGAAATAACATTAGTGGTAGCATACCACGAGATATTTGA
- the LOC132628992 gene encoding MDIS1-interacting receptor like kinase 2-like translates to MEKRSLSNILSNELESKKLDWLKRVNIIKGVAFALSYMHQDCSPPIVHRDISSSNVLLDSEFEACISDFGIAKLLKPDSSNCTALAGTYGYVAPELAYTMKVTQMCDVYSFVVLALEVIKGKHLGEHITLLANSPTRDVQLSDLLDERLPYPEDEVKEVLFFIIKLAISCLLETPKSRPTMHFISHMLSMDPPVSQLTSMKSKSFPQM, encoded by the exons ATGGAGAAAAGGAGTTTGTCTAATATCTTGAGCAATGAACTAGAGTCCAAGAAATTGGATTGGCTTAAAAGGGTGAATATTATCAAAGGTGTTGCTTTTGCTTTATCTTACATGCACCAGGATTGCTCACCACCGATTGTTCATCGAGACATATCAAGCAGTAATGTTTTGCTTGATTCCGAGTTTGAAGCTTGTATTTCAGATTTTGGAATAGCTAAGCTTCTCAAGCCAGACTCATCCAACTGTACTGCACTTGCAGGCACATACGGCTATGTTGCACCAG AGCTTGCATACACAATGAAGGTTACACAAATGTGTGATGTCTATAGTTTTGTAGTATTGGCATTGGAGGTAATCAAAGGAAAGCATCTTGGGGAACATATTACTTTGCTAGCGAATTCACCAACTAGAGATGTGCAGCTTAGCGATTTGCTAGATGAACGCCTTCCATATCCTGAAGATGAAGTAAAAGAGGTTTTGTTTTTTATCATCAAGTTAGCAATCTCTTGTTTACTTGAAACTCCAAAATCAAGGCCAACAATGCACTTCATCTCCCATATGTTGTCAATGGATCCACCTGTTTCTCAACTAACCTCCATGAAGTCTAAAAGCTTCCCCCAGATGTAA